A single region of the Aurantiacibacter sp. MUD11 genome encodes:
- a CDS encoding class I SAM-dependent methyltransferase, with the protein MNRRVITAALGALGACLALAACDVAEEDRPLTARDFPRPYRPVSDLGSNAFSTEQVRDDRREAATVMDWANIIRGMTVADIGAGDGYYTVRLAARVGADGRVLAQDIDEDALRRLGNRVERERLDNVSIALGDPDDPKLPENSFDRIFMVHMYHEVTEPYALLWRMRPALREGGQVIVVDVDRPSSEHGIDPLLLSCEFQRVGYRLIELERKPEIAGYIARFEVAGERPEPRDIEPCVQPGETDTEFSLTIDEESSSGDSNEFQGS; encoded by the coding sequence ATGAACCGGAGGGTCATTACTGCTGCACTTGGAGCACTGGGCGCATGCCTGGCGCTGGCCGCCTGCGACGTGGCGGAGGAAGACCGTCCGCTGACCGCGCGCGACTTCCCCCGTCCCTATCGCCCGGTGTCCGACCTGGGCAGCAATGCCTTCTCTACGGAGCAGGTGCGCGACGACCGCCGCGAGGCAGCCACCGTCATGGACTGGGCCAATATCATCCGCGGCATGACCGTCGCCGATATCGGTGCGGGCGATGGCTATTACACGGTACGCCTGGCGGCGCGCGTTGGCGCAGATGGGCGCGTGCTGGCGCAGGATATCGACGAGGACGCGCTACGGCGCCTGGGTAACCGGGTGGAACGCGAGCGCCTCGACAACGTTTCCATCGCGCTCGGCGATCCGGACGATCCGAAGCTGCCGGAGAACAGCTTCGATCGCATCTTCATGGTACACATGTACCACGAGGTGACCGAGCCCTACGCGCTGCTCTGGCGCATGCGCCCGGCGCTGCGTGAAGGCGGCCAGGTGATCGTCGTCGACGTCGACCGCCCATCGTCGGAGCACGGCATCGACCCGCTGCTTCTTTCTTGCGAATTCCAGCGGGTCGGCTATCGCCTCATCGAACTCGAGCGCAAGCCTGAGATCGCTGGCTATATCGCTCGTTTCGAGGTTGCCGGAGAACGTCCGGAACCCCGCGACATCGAACCATGCGTCCAACCGGGCGAAACTGATACCGAGTTCTCCCTCACGATCGATGAGGAGAGCTCTTCTGGGGATAGTAATGAGTTTCAAGGGTCTTAA
- a CDS encoding NAD(P)H-dependent flavin oxidoreductase — protein MSFKGLKPINYGGREVWPLIEGGKGVSATNHASSGAWAAAGGIGTVSAVNADSYDAEGKIIPQVYDQLTRKERHEQLIRYAIDGATEQVKRAYDIASGKGAININVLWEMGGAQQVLEGVLENCKGLVTGVTCGAGMPYKLAEIAARFEVNYLPIISSARAFRALWKRSYHKVSELMAAVVYEDPWLAGGHNGLSNAEDPTKPEDPYPRVAALRETMRKEGVSENVPIVMAGGVWYLREWENWIDNPELGQIAFQFGTRPLLTEESPIPQGWKDMLRTLEPGDVLLHRFSPTGFYSSAVRNPFLRNLEARSERQIPYSKVEAGEHTVQLDVGVKGKNFWVTPKDRDRAREWVAAGYTDALKTPDDTVVFVGAEERAEIRKDQADCMGCLSHCGFSSWKDHDDYTTGRLADPRSFCIQKTLQDIAHGGDVDQNLAFAGHAAYRFKEDPFYSNNFTPTVKQLVDRILTGD, from the coding sequence ATGAGTTTCAAGGGTCTTAAACCCATCAACTACGGCGGCCGCGAAGTCTGGCCGCTGATCGAGGGCGGCAAGGGTGTGTCCGCGACCAACCACGCCAGCAGCGGCGCCTGGGCGGCGGCCGGCGGCATCGGCACGGTCAGCGCGGTGAATGCCGACAGCTACGATGCCGAGGGCAAGATCATTCCGCAGGTGTACGATCAGCTGACCCGCAAGGAGCGGCACGAGCAACTGATCCGCTATGCCATCGACGGCGCGACCGAGCAGGTGAAGCGAGCCTACGACATCGCCAGCGGCAAGGGCGCGATCAATATCAACGTGCTGTGGGAAATGGGCGGCGCGCAGCAGGTCCTGGAAGGCGTGCTGGAGAACTGCAAGGGCCTGGTGACGGGCGTGACCTGCGGTGCCGGCATGCCCTACAAGCTGGCCGAGATCGCCGCGCGGTTCGAGGTCAACTACCTGCCGATCATCAGTTCCGCCCGTGCCTTCCGCGCACTGTGGAAGCGCAGCTATCACAAGGTGTCCGAACTGATGGCCGCGGTGGTCTATGAAGATCCGTGGCTGGCCGGCGGGCACAACGGCCTGTCCAACGCCGAAGATCCGACCAAGCCGGAAGATCCCTATCCCCGCGTTGCCGCCCTGCGCGAGACGATGCGCAAGGAAGGCGTTTCCGAGAACGTGCCGATCGTGATGGCCGGCGGCGTCTGGTACCTGCGCGAGTGGGAAAACTGGATCGACAATCCCGAGTTGGGGCAGATCGCCTTCCAGTTCGGCACCCGTCCGCTGCTGACCGAGGAAAGCCCGATCCCGCAGGGTTGGAAGGACATGCTGCGCACCCTGGAGCCGGGCGACGTGCTGTTGCACCGCTTCAGCCCTACGGGCTTCTATTCCAGCGCGGTACGCAACCCGTTCCTGCGCAACCTGGAAGCCCGCAGCGAACGCCAGATTCCCTATTCCAAGGTCGAGGCCGGCGAGCACACCGTGCAGCTGGACGTGGGCGTGAAGGGAAAGAATTTCTGGGTCACCCCGAAGGACCGTGATCGTGCCCGTGAATGGGTGGCGGCAGGCTATACCGACGCGCTGAAGACGCCGGACGATACTGTGGTGTTCGTGGGTGCCGAAGAACGTGCCGAAATCCGCAAGGACCAGGCCGACTGCATGGGCTGCCTGTCGCATTGCGGTTTCTCGTCGTGGAAGGACCATGACGACTACACCACCGGGCGCCTGGCCGACCCGCGCAGCTTCTGCATCCAGAAGACGCTGCAGGACATTGCCCATGGCGGCGACGTGGACCAGAACCTCGCCTTCGCCGGGCACGCGGCATACCGCTTCAAGGAAGACCCGTTCTACTCGAACAACTTCACCCCCACGGTAAAGCAGCTGGTCGACCGGATCCTGACCGGCGACTAA